Part of the Nicotiana sylvestris chromosome 5, ASM39365v2, whole genome shotgun sequence genome is shown below.
tgaaccttccctccgcagtaacgccatcatctggatcttccagatattgaagttgttgcgtccactgaatctatcaatttcaaacttcatggaactcatctttgcttgttcttcctccttggatcgttaaagaatcttgttgctctgataccaattgttagcggaaacgtaaaagaaagaacacaagatttaacgtggttcggatcaaaataatcctacgtccaccagagaacagttgcctttttaatattaacaaaggaaggggagagttcccaattacacttaagagaatttctctcttaactctctactcactacaatgtgttgtattatttttgggatggtttctacaaatgaaggagtgcatctatttatagaggtaaagacctcctcttgatgtcattggtgacatcaaactacctcctcttgatgtcatgggtgacatcaaaggaggaagcttcctcctagcatccacaccaactctttccaccaactcttccaattggcatgccattatTGACTAAgcataaaccaacaccttcaaaCGTAGTAGGTGGCTTTAAACATATAAAAAATGTTATGAATTTTTTAAAACAATGGCAACTCCATTGTTTTGGCTACACCTTTTAGTTAAGCAAGAAAATAATAAAGCTCTAGACAACTTTTCTTTTATGGATTTGAGCCGAAATTAAATTACACAATTAAAAAAATAGTCATTTGCATCTACCAAAAAATAATACACAATTAGTActttattatcttagcaaaaattatttttatttatggTGAAACTGCAGCTAAGTTTTTACAAATTTAGcccccaaaaaataaaatatacaatTGGATCAAATAGCCACTgtattttaaaaagaaattaaaatacaAAGTTAGATAAAGTTTGCATTATATATCAAGATAAAGTAAGAAGAAATACACAATTATATTCTAACAAATAAGCAATTATATTAATGATTGAAAAATATTATATCTGAAAGTtgatttttaaatttttcttcaCATGGCTAAAGGAGAGTGTATATATCCATGCACTTAACCACATCAATGTCCAGGAGTAACAACTATCAAATGGCCGACTTGGGGGTAACTAAGAATATAATTTGTTTAAGGGTGTAACCTTTTTTTAACATAAGCTCCATATTTTTCGCTCATAGATTAATATAGTCCTTTTAGAATCCTTTAACGATAAGCAATTCCATTATAATTTTACTTTTACTTccataaaagaaaatacttagaTGCATATGGTTATGTGCTTGAACgaagaaagaaatctcactccaaAATGAAGAAAGAGTAGATTAATCAAAATATAGCGATTGAATAATACCTTTTGCAATTGTATTTAGTCTTTTTTAATATATTGAAAATAATTCATATGacatttcttattgataataaaaataaaataattgcaTATTTGTCTTAAGAAGTTTTGCAAAAATAATTTGCGGGTCAAGAATTTCGACACTAAGTTCCGATATATGGGCAACACTTGGTAAAATTAGCACggactagccagttttcggattggtcattcaaaaataaccagagtttgcaaagtcattaaaaaatagccactattttgctgcatcacgaaaagttccagcataatatactggagataggtgcacctgtgtatgaacttccaacatattatgctgtaactccaacacacggaaagtttcagtatattatgttggaccggtatattataatGAAACCCCAGTATATTATACAGGAGttccagtatatttatgctggaattctagtatattatattggagtatttttgttcagatttatctttacatgaaaagtggctaaatttcgattacttttgaaactgtagctatttttgaatgaccacttgtaaatctggctatttttgaatttcttccgCAAAACTtggggtgaaattcaaaaatagccagatttacaagtggtaactgaaaaatagccacagtttcaaaagtaatcgaaatttagccacgtttcatgtaaagataaatctgaacgaaaacattgttcaaaatccggaatatattccagcataatatattggagttcgaattttttacatgtgaacttctagcataatatactggagtttcagcataatatactggtccaacataatatgctggaagttcatatataGGTGTTCCAATCTCcgatatattatgctggaactttccgtgtgctgGAGTTggagcataatatgttggaagttcatacacaggtgcatcaatctccaatatattatgctagaacttttcgtattgcagcaaaatagtggctatttttcaataattttacAAATGCTGGTTATTTTTCGATTATCGGTCCGAAAACTagttagcccgtgctattttcaccAAAACTTGCCTTGCGTCCTACCCATACCTCCGAGGGGACTATTCTATGTTGACCACAAGTTTTGACGGACAACATGTGTGCCAGCAATTTCTTAATAGTACTATCTTCAAATCATTGTAATCTCCATTACTGCATTATCAATTGCTACATCCGTTATGCTGATCTCTACCATTAAAGTTCATACAAGGAAAACAAGTAAGAGACATGATTTATGTATGACCAATTTCTCAGAAACATGAATTGTCAAGAGTACGAAcccatcttttttttttcaatgtaAGACGGGTCGTGTGCCATGTCATTAAATTGTTACCAAATATATATTTTCCAGCTAAGGAGTATACTTTTGTTCACCATTTTCAATAGTTGAATCACTTCTTTGTTttaaaatataagaaaaataattttgttaCACGATTTCCTATTAATATATTTAGTATACCACTTGCCCTTTTCCTTGTTCTCCTTAAATACTTGCTCAAGGCTATATCATGGTTCCGTCGGGATGATCATGTTGGACCTAAAGTCGTATAGGCATTCATCCTTCTTGTCTTTGATTGATTGCCAACTAACATCGGAGAAAGATCAAATCGCGCAGGGAAGGGGTGCTACTCATCATCTCATCCCAAGCAAGAGCCAAATGTCTCATGCCTTTCTTGGTCAGACCAACCCAACCAACGATTTCCATTTTGTCGGATACTTAATAATGGTAGTCATATTCTTGCCAGGTGGCTTATGTGCATAAAAATTCCAAGCGTCCTTGGGCTATGCCATGAACTCTCATGCATGATACCAAAAAGGTGATTATTCTTCATCAAATATGCCAATGATACAAGAAAAATAATAGTAGTATCTTTTATAAATGCAATCTTAAATCTTAACATTATTCTGTAGAACATATAAAAAGCggtgacaaaaaaaaaaaaaataacaaaagacttgCCTAATAGAAGACTAGCACAAAGATCTAAACAACCTGGTTCCTTTATTTAGTTGTTAAATAAAGAATGGAACACTAGATTGTCAAGCGCGGAGGTAGCAGTAAGATCTTTATCTCTCTAGAACAAATTGAGGGGTCTGATTAAGGTCAATTGTGCGCCACACGGATGACCTGTTTACCTATGTTCTTTCCAGAAAATAGCCCAACAAAAGCTGATGGACCACTCTCAAGGCCTTCATTCATGTCTTCTAAATATGTAATCTTTCCCTCCTTGCACAAACTAGTAACATCTTCAAGAAAGCGCGGAAATAAATGAAGATAATCACTTTGGAGAAAGCCCTGCATCTTAACACGCTTCGTGATGAGTTGAATCAAGTTGTGTATCCCTTGCCGATCAGAAAAACTTTGCTGAGATACCATCCCACAGATGGCAATTCGGCCGTTAATCCTCATGTTGATCAATGCCGCATCTAGCATGGATCCACCTATGTTGTCAAAGTAAATGTCGATGCCCTCAGGAAAGTGACTATCAAGCAAAGTTAAAACAAGAGTTAGATTTGATTGTTATTATGAAAATGGACTCTATTCATCTTTATAATGCTCTAAGCAGAGGCGAAGGCGAATCCAGGATTAGACTCAGTGGGTTAAGAATAAGTGTGAtcttattatatgtatatattttaatttttttgccATATGCATAGTTCGACAGGAAAACAATGAATCCATTTGAGCTCACAAAATCCGCTCTATATCCACCTCTGGCTCTAAGTTATTCCACTTTTCGACAGTTAAAGTTTGTTTAGACATTATCCTCACCTTTTAAGAGCTTTATCAAGGTCTGCTTCTTCCTTGTAGTTGAATGATCCATCGAATCCAAGCTTATCTTTTAATATGTCAACCTAATAGTATGAGGTTGAATTTGCAGTCAATAACATGAAATTAACAATGCAATTTCTAAGAGACCTTACAATCTGCGGCGAGAGACTTACCTTTTGTTTCGACCCGGCACTTCCTACAACATAGCATCCATGTAACTTAGCTAGTTGCCCAACAAGCTGGCCAACTGCTCCTGAGGCAGCAGATACAAAAACATATTCCCCTCTTTTAGGTGTGCAAACCTCATAAAATCCAGCATAAGCTGTAAAACCCGGCATGCCTGGATGAAGTCCACATTCATCAGACTCTTGAAGAAGCGACCAGACATTGAAAAATAACTGGAAAATCACGTCTAACAATTGCCATAACGGACAACAAAAGTAGATCGACTTAAAAATTAACTAAAGATTTTTAGTAATAGCAAACTTAAAATAGCAGGGTAAGGTGACAGAATTATTCGATCACCAAGAGAGCATAGTGGAAAAGGGCCACTTTTGCGCTCCTGATTTCGGGGACTTGGGGTGGGATCTAGCATATCGAAGAAAATGTTCAGAGTAATATAACTTAAAAGACAATGTCTAAGACCTCCAAATGCGAAAGTACAGCAGTCATGAAACACAAAATGGAAAGAGAGTTCCATAACCAGCATTCAACTTGAGAGATACAAGGTCTTAAAATCTCATAGAAGAGGAAGTCTAACTTTATGacgtttttttcttttcaattatttattttttgataagTAACTTTGCTGTGATGGACCAGTACAGATCAAGAAATTTTGTTGCAGAAAAGTAAAAACTGCATATACTTCAGATTCGATTAATTCCGATAAGGAAATATATAAATCATTTATAATTTGTTAAGTTCACTGACTGAACTCAACAAATACTAGTTTGGTGATAAACGAATCTGATGCTAAAGAGGTGAAAACAAGCTTGAACAAGGCTAATAGGAAGAAACACAAACTAAAAGTATGGATGCTATGGTGCTAATAAAAAGTTAAGAGACTTTAGGTTAAGATTAACCTACCAAGAAGACCGACATGATATGAGAGAGGTATATCATCAGCCTGAATTTTTCTCAGCTGCTCGGTTTTGTAAATTAAGCTGTACTCTTCCCAACCAGTGAACCCTGAGATTATATCACCCGGCTTGAAGTCTGGATTATCTGAGTCTAAAACTTTGGACACACCAAATCCTTCAATTACCTTTCCAAACGTTTACAGTTAAGCCTCATTGCAATAGTTTATGGCCAAGACAAAGTTCAACTATAAATGCAACTTGCTAGAACTGATTTTTGTGTTTCTTCTTGTGTGGTGCAAGTTAGGATTAGCCAGAGGGAATTCATTAGATTTTGTTTTTTATGCACCGGCTGCATATGATGTTTTCAAAAGAGCAGTTTTATTGTTCTGCGATTTGTAGTTTGCCACCATCAAATATATTTGTTAGACAACTTTGTTGAACTTATGACACGGATAGCATATCAATACAATATGTAGTTTTCTTTTCATGAAACAAAGGAACTATGATGCTACGGCAATGTTCAAGAAAATAAAGATTCAATTTGCCACCATCAAATCTATCCGTTAGATAAACATAATTGAACTTAGAAAAGTTTGTATGAGCAATTAAGCATGAGTACGCTAAGCATCTACTTTCACAGGAAACGGAAAGCATTTTAACCTTTTCAGAACCAAAGAAATTGTGATGACAATGGAGGCAATAAAGACTCACTATTGAACCAATAATAAACACAATTTAAGGACAGGTGAATTTTTGCAGAAATAGGTGATATTACAAATATTAGATAACGAGCATAGCCAATCTCAAAATCCGGACAAAGGAGGGTTGcgtaaaaatacttaaattacgATGACTCCTCTGAACATAAAGTATTCATGCAGCCAACCTCAACTAGTTTGAGATTGAGGATTGGTTAAATTAAGAGACAGAAGGATCTTAATAACTACAGCAAAAAAAGGGAGATCATCACAACTTATAAAATAAGCAACATTAAACATAACCAAAATATTCCAATTAAATCAATTAACAAGATGCCTCCAATGCCACTAACAAATGTAGAGAACTTCCGGTTCTAGAAAAACTAGTCTTTTATAATAATGGACCAAAACGGGCTTAAATAGAGCGATATGGATTGTGAGTATTCATTCATATAGCAAACACCAATTTTCTTGGGATTGAGGCATAGCAGTTGTTGAAGAGGAGTCTtcacgtaactggtaaagttgatgTCATGTGACCAGGAAGTCACGGTTTCGAACCGTGGAAACAGCATCTTacagaaatgtagggtaagggtgcatacaatagacccttgttgTCCGGCTCTTGCCCCGACCCTGCGCataacgggagcttagtgcaccgggctgccttttTTTTTGAGGCGTAGCAGTTGTTGTAAAGCAAGTTATAAGATATAGTACAGTAGTTAGCAATTTGTCAAACGTCATGTCACCTAAAAGATAATTACAAGTAACTTCACATAGAAAGTGGAATCAACAACACAGAAAATAAGGCGGGCGACTTTTTTTTGTTTCCAATCCGGTGTCCGGTATCCAATTGGGGCCCGACTAAATTCGGATTCGCGCCGGACAATCCCACTCTGGGGTAAAGCGCTCACTAACAAATGCGACTCCATACCCAGGGACTCGAACCCGAGTCCTCTGGTTAAGTATAAAGGAGTACTTACTAAAGCAAGTTAAATTACACTGTCTAAAAAAATTTTTTATGATGCTATCGGTGTATACCTCTCCAGGAGTGAAAGGAGGGATGTAAGAGCCAGTGAAATTGCGCATTCGTCCACGCATAAAAGGGTCACAGGACAAGTACAAATTCTTGACCAATAACCCACCTGACCCTTTTGGGACTTTCTCTAGCTGCAACTTTTTTCCAATTCTCAACTCCATGTCAGTTTCCTCTGGTATTCCTTCTATGTATCCTTTGAATATGATTTGCTTGTTCTCCACTGTTTTTCCTAGTAGCTCAACTGCTTCTTCTTTTCCTGCTTTTTTCTCCATGTTTTACAACTACAGATAATGTACTCAAATAAGGCCTTTTTGTAGTGGTTTTAGAAATTAGATTGATCCCAAGATAGCAAATTTGTGATATTCTTGTTCCTTACACAGCTAAACTAGGCATAAGTAAGTGAACTTGGGGGATTTTGGAAAGTTGGGGGTGGGTTGGGATTGAGAAAATGTGTAGTTATAGCTGGAGTTAGGTACTTACCTAACAACCTCTTTTTGTCTCTGTTAGCCATTGTATATTGAACGGTACAACATGCACCACAACATTCCATTTTTTATTAAGAATCAATAGTCGCTCACCCAATTgcataaattaaaaataaccggcaaataaataatatatgtataattgtgtataataAATGCATAATCTATAAATACTAGTTaaaaaaagtaaacaatgaaCCAGTCCGGCTATTTGTGTAAGGATCATACATTTTTTTTGCTTCTCGTCTGGTACCCTGATttgctatttgtgtaaagatttCACATATTTTTGTTTTCCGTCCAGTACCCTGATTTGAGGAGGATTAATCTAGATTCATGCGAAAAAGTTTCACTTTTGATATAAAGTACTCCTTATAGATGTGACTTCATTTTCTGGTTCGAACTTGAAACCTCTAATTAAAAATTGAGTAATATTTATTACTTCACTACTTTTTGTGATACAATATTCCGTATTTACACCAACGAATAAGTTACAAGTGTGTTATTTATATGCATTTTTATCCTTAACATGATTAATTAATGCAAATTTTACCTTAATTTTATCGTTTTATCATAATAAATTACTATGGTATGGTGTAATAATGGGCAAGTAAGTTTGTTTCTTATAAATGTATACTATCTTGGAGTCAGATGCAATGTGGTAGCTACGAGTTCAATTAAACTCATAATTTTCGACGCGGAGTAGAAATTTATgtataaaaattcattaaaattgtaaaaattaatagatttgaacccataactttaaaaatataatgggttcaatattaaaatttttaaaagttgaacccatagAGTTTAATTTCTGGATCCACTTCTGGTCGGATTGATAGATCAAGAAAAATATTTATTTCTTAGACACTTTAAAAACTAAATCATACTTAATATATTATAGATCGATGCAATTTATGTATCCAAATATTAATAACACAATTTGAAATTTTTTGGACTTGTATGAccatgaatttttattttattttcttatggaGTCAGAATGAGCTAAGCGAGAAAGGGAAATGGGGAAAAGATGAAGGATTTTGCTGAGATTCGAGACCTACATCAATAACCTTTATCAATATGCATTAAGTTCAACTTTTACAAGATAAAACAAGACATTACGTTCAATATATAACTTGATTCTAAATAGAAAGAGTAACTTCAATACAGACTAATTTGCAGTTCTTAAATAATTTAAAGACAAAAACTTGATtatattcttgttttcttttgttaatttCTTTGGCATCATCTATTATTTGCACCAGCGGTGTACAtatgtcgggttggttcggattatTCAATTATCAAACCAAACTAATGGTGTCGGATTTTTAAATGtataaaccaaaccaaaccaacaaagTCGGGTTTTTCAGTCTCGGTTTTTCTTGGgttttcggattttcggattttttcGGTAAAGTTTTCATAGCACAAAATATGTAACTTGTGCtctaaatatttctttagtcctagtaagatacaactatatgaTGTATTTTCGAAAAAATAACACAATAATATGAGATAAGTCATAGCATTATAAAATATTCTataacaaagataataaaattgcataagaaaatattgctaattaataagGCATAACAAAAATTAACATAATCTAAAAATACTATAtaggtcatgctaaaataagtatagctaataagtactattaattacataactaagcactaaaaaaaagataaattaagTTATGCATTTTCATTATAAATCAATGCTAAACAAAGAAATAAATATCCAATACTATCATCATTCCTAGTGTTGAATTGAATTTCTTTTGTTAGAATTAATATTAATTTGAACTTTGTTTGAGTTACTATatttatgggctataaaatttatttaggaatttttacctcctatagcaaaagttaacaccttatttattttaaataaatatcatttaaaaaataattatattctatagataccttttactgtttatagcaaaatatctaattttggtacATCCTACCCCTAAGGCCTAAGctactaaatacgctattcagttacactatttttttttctctctaattTGATACATGTCATTTTCTCTTCCAAATAATACCGGATTCATTGACCGACCACCACTTCTCTTGGCTGGGATTTGGGAACCTCCTCCTCTCCGGCGAAATCCAGTTATACggctctctctctctccttttaTCTCCTAGATTTTTTGTCAGATTTGAACTTGGTTATCTCAATTCCCAAATTCAAAAATGGGGAAAAACGATTTCTTAACCGCAAAGGCAATTGCGAATCGAATCAAAGCTAAGGGCTTACAACCACTTCTGAAAATAAGGCAACAGGGAGAAAGGTCAAAAACTCGAAGTATATCAGCTAAAGGAATCAGTAATACAACTTTGCTTCTGAGAGAGAAAAAGTTGAAGTCAATATAATTCACATGTCCAGAAAGAAAGGGGGTTGAGTGCAACAGAATCTATTTGTCAAGTTGGAATCTTTTTTATCGACTCTTGAATTTTGCTGTAAGTCTCCATGTTgggctttttttctttttgctgaATTCTTCTGTTTAATAGTTTTACAGGATGCGTGGGAATAGTGAGATTCAGGGTTTTGCTTGACGACAGATTCGtcgaaaattagggtttgttcttgaacaaagacgatagattttggggctgagcaacttgattttatgttaatatatttcaatgtattttcaacctatcacgttgtattttcatgtatttcattgtattcattgtccttttttatttattgtaattcaatgtatctcgttgtattccatgtatttcattgtattcaccgtcttttttctcattgtatttcaatgtatcccgctgtattttatgtatttcattgtattcattgtctcgctatatgccatgaatgtattcatatgtttttttaattaatataatttatgtattcagatgtattatataatttctctgaagattgctatgttttt
Proteins encoded:
- the LOC104236607 gene encoding 2-alkenal reductase (NADP(+)-dependent) isoform X1: MEKKAGKEEAVELLGKTVENKQIIFKGYIEGIPEETDMELRIGKKLQLEKVPKGSGGLLVKNLYLSCDPFMRGRMRNFTGSYIPPFTPGEVIEGFGVSKVLDSDNPDFKPGDIISGFTGWEEYSLIYKTEQLRKIQADDIPLSYHVGLLGMPGFTAYAGFYEVCTPKRGEYVFVSAASGAVGQLVGQLAKLHGCYVVGSAGSKQKVDILKDKLGFDGSFNYKEEADLDKALKSHFPEGIDIYFDNIGGSMLDAALINMRINGRIAICGMVSQQSFSDRQGIHNLIQLITKRVKMQGFLQSDYLHLFPRFLEDVTSLCKEGKITYLEDMNEGLESGPSAFVGLFSGKNIGKQVIRVAHN
- the LOC104236607 gene encoding 2-alkenal reductase (NADP(+)-dependent) isoform X2, encoding MEKKAGKEEAVELLGKTVENKQIIFKGYIEGIPEETDMELRIGKKLQLEKVPKGSGFTGWEEYSLIYKTEQLRKIQADDIPLSYHVGLLGMPGFTAYAGFYEVCTPKRGEYVFVSAASGAVGQLVGQLAKLHGCYVVGSAGSKQKVDILKDKLGFDGSFNYKEEADLDKALKSHFPEGIDIYFDNIGGSMLDAALINMRINGRIAICGMVSQQSFSDRQGIHNLIQLITKRVKMQGFLQSDYLHLFPRFLEDVTSLCKEGKITYLEDMNEGLESGPSAFVGLFSGKNIGKQVIRVAHN